Part of the bacterium genome is shown below.
TGAACGGGTATTGATTCGTAGACAGTTCATGTGTTTTACCGTTAAAATTCAGGCTTTCTTCCATTTTAGAAAGAAGAACATACCGATGGGTTGGCGGACGGAGCGAGGCGACCAGCAGGCCGTGATAGCGCCGTGTATTAGCGCCAATCACAGTAGAGGAAGCAAATCCGCCGATGCCGTTGGTTTCAAGCCATTCCTTTTGAGTGGCATAATAATAATCGGCGCAGGTTTCCTTCGGGATTTTGAGAGGTTCCATAATTAAGAAAACTAATGAAAAAAGAATGTCAGTTCGAGCGGAGTCGAGAACTGAATTTTAATTATTATTTTTATCAGCGATCAATTTTATATGTCACTTCTCGACAAGCTCGAAGCGACAGTTATCAGTTTTTAGTGATCAAAAAAACATCCGGCCATTTTTAATCACATGCTCAGCGTGATTCTGTCCGAAATTATAGGGTATATATTTAAAATTCGGCACACGAAATAAAACTAAATCGGCTTTCAATCCCGAAGCGATATTGCCGATATCGGTTCGATCCAACGATTGCGCAGCACTGAGTGTAACGCCTTGAATAGTTTCCGCCGGAGACATTTTCATTTGCGTGCATGCAATGGACATGATCAGTTGTAAATTTTGAGTCATGGACGAGCCGGGATTAAAGTCTGTCGCCAGTGCAACCGGAATTCCTGCTTCGATCAGTTTTCGTGCCGGAGGGTATTGCATGTTCAGGAAAAACGAACATCCCGGCAAAAGTCCTGCAACTGTTTTTGAATTTTTTAAAGCGTCAATACCGCGATCGGAAATATGTTCGAGATGATCGGCTGAAACGGCGCCCATTTCGGCGCACAATTCAGCGCCGCCGGTGTTGGTCAATTGATCGGCGTGAAGCTTGAGTTTCAGTCCGTGTTTTTTGGCGGTCTCGAAAATCTTACGGGTTTCATCGATGGTGAATACGTTCGTCTCGCAAAACACGTCGCAAAATTCAGCTAATTTTTTTTCAGCGACTGTCGGGATCATGTCTTCGCAAACGAGTTTGACATAATCGTCGCGTTTGGATTTGT
Proteins encoded:
- the hutI gene encoding imidazolonepropionase; the protein is MKTDLLIRNAHQVVTFDKGQFRTLENVSIACGGSQIIGIGDDKQFDAGTATVIDASDFVVLPGLIDSHTHTVFAGSREDEFEMKLGGATYADIAQKGGGILNTMGATRKASKEELLQLGKKRLEQALQFGITTIEIKSGYGLSPADEIKILEVIRDLREHTPMDIHATFLGAHSVPPEYKSKRDDYVKLVCEDMIPTVAEKKLAEFCDVFCETNVFTIDETRKIFETAKKHGLKLKLHADQLTNTGGAELCAEMGAVSADHLEHISDRGIDALKNSKTVAGLLPGCSFFLNMQYPPARKLIEAGIPVALATDFNPGSSMTQNLQLIMSIACTQMKMSPAETIQGVTLSAAQSLDRTDIGNIASGLKADLVLFRVPNFKYIPYNFGQNHAEHVIKNGRMFF